In the Gymnodinialimonas sp. 202GB13-11 genome, one interval contains:
- a CDS encoding ester cyclase yields MTESAGEKAMVWIHLDALCNGKDVAEVFADDAVAEIAHPYGTLDGPDQIARFYADLRRALPDATWRPEFFIGGENHPDERMSGTRFSPLVASLGHWQGTFTRPLLGIPPTGGVVHLRISEVHHLNEAGEIARSWILPDFLDLMDQAGCFPDLPQTGARGMWPGPRYGAGVRMGAASPKSGAISMGRVLDMHQALGIGADVSNVPMHHWHPNFMYYASAGIGMCRGVEGFRLHHQAPFRAAFPDRHSKGHFVRIADGPLAVTGGRLYATHSAPYLGIPATGQQVHIDVMDFYQFDDDGLIIENWLPFDILGLAHQMGVNLLPGG; encoded by the coding sequence GTGACGGAATCGGCAGGCGAAAAGGCTATGGTCTGGATACATCTGGATGCGCTCTGCAACGGGAAGGACGTGGCTGAGGTCTTCGCAGACGACGCCGTGGCTGAAATTGCCCACCCTTACGGAACTCTGGATGGACCGGATCAGATCGCGCGCTTCTATGCGGATTTGCGCCGTGCCTTGCCCGACGCCACGTGGCGACCGGAATTCTTCATCGGGGGCGAGAACCACCCCGATGAGCGCATGTCCGGGACGCGTTTCTCCCCCCTTGTCGCGTCGCTTGGCCATTGGCAGGGCACGTTCACGCGGCCCCTTCTGGGCATTCCACCCACGGGCGGCGTGGTTCATTTACGAATAAGCGAAGTGCATCACCTGAACGAGGCCGGTGAGATTGCGCGCAGCTGGATCCTGCCTGATTTCCTCGACCTAATGGATCAGGCGGGCTGCTTTCCAGACCTGCCACAGACCGGTGCGCGCGGCATGTGGCCGGGCCCGCGATATGGGGCGGGCGTGCGAATGGGCGCTGCCAGTCCAAAAAGCGGCGCCATCTCAATGGGACGGGTTCTCGACATGCATCAAGCGCTTGGGATTGGCGCGGATGTGTCGAATGTGCCGATGCATCACTGGCATCCGAACTTCATGTATTATGCCAGCGCAGGCATTGGCATGTGCCGCGGGGTCGAGGGGTTTCGCCTGCATCACCAAGCGCCCTTCCGCGCCGCCTTCCCCGATCGGCATTCCAAAGGGCATTTCGTGCGGATTGCCGACGGCCCGCTGGCTGTGACGGGCGGACGCCTCTACGCCACCCACTCCGCGCCTTATCTTGGCATCCCCGCGACTGGCCAACAGGTTCATATCGACGTGATGGATTTCTACCAATTCGACGATGACGGCCTGATCATCGAGAACTGGTTGCCGTTCGACATTCTGGGCCTTGCACACCAGATGGGGGTCAACCTGTTGCCGGGGGGCTAA
- a CDS encoding ABC transporter ATP-binding protein has protein sequence MAQIRLNHVCKRWGSFVGVDDFHLDIADQEFLVLLGPSGCGKTTTMRMIAGLEDPTEGEIWIGDREVTNLDPKDRDVAMVFQSYGLYPNMSVWENIRFPLKVRKVPESEHEERVAKAAAMVELEQFLDRKPAALSGGQRQRVALARAIVREPQVFLMDEPLSNLDAKLRVSTRAQIKNLSHELKVTTIYVTHDQIEAMTLADRVVVMKAGIVQQVGTPTDIYDKPANTFVAGFIGSPAMNLMEGEITDGTFHGENVEVPGVSGAGKVTLGFRAEDAHVTEAGQGAINAPVYSMELLGDATMVTVRAGGAMVAVKAAKDYRAQIGEPVGIALPDGITHLFDASTGQRID, from the coding sequence ATGGCACAAATCCGGTTGAACCACGTTTGTAAACGTTGGGGGAGCTTTGTCGGGGTGGATGATTTTCATCTCGACATCGCAGATCAGGAATTTCTTGTGCTGCTTGGCCCGTCAGGGTGTGGCAAGACCACGACCATGCGGATGATTGCCGGATTGGAAGACCCGACCGAGGGTGAGATCTGGATTGGCGATCGCGAGGTCACGAACCTGGACCCCAAGGACCGCGATGTAGCCATGGTGTTCCAAAGCTACGGCCTCTACCCGAACATGTCGGTTTGGGAGAACATTCGTTTCCCCCTGAAGGTGCGCAAGGTGCCGGAGAGTGAGCACGAGGAACGTGTCGCCAAGGCCGCGGCGATGGTGGAGCTTGAGCAATTCCTGGATCGCAAGCCTGCCGCCTTGTCCGGTGGTCAGCGCCAGCGCGTGGCCCTGGCCCGCGCAATCGTGCGTGAGCCGCAGGTGTTCCTGATGGATGAGCCGCTGTCGAACCTCGACGCGAAACTGCGCGTCAGCACGCGCGCCCAGATCAAGAACCTCAGCCATGAGCTGAAGGTGACAACGATCTACGTGACCCATGACCAGATCGAGGCGATGACGCTGGCTGACCGCGTGGTGGTGATGAAGGCGGGCATTGTGCAGCAGGTCGGCACGCCCACGGACATCTACGACAAGCCTGCGAACACGTTCGTGGCCGGCTTCATTGGTTCACCTGCGATGAACTTGATGGAAGGCGAGATCACCGACGGCACGTTCCACGGTGAGAATGTCGAAGTGCCGGGCGTATCCGGTGCTGGCAAGGTGACGCTCGGCTTCCGCGCCGAAGATGCGCATGTGACCGAAGCCGGGCAGGGCGCGATCAATGCGCCTGTCTATTCGATGGAACTGTTGGGCGACGCGACAATGGTCACGGTGCGCGCGGGTGGCGCGATGGTGGCAGTGAAAGCGGCCAAGGATTACCGGGCGCAGATTGGGGAGCCTGTCGGCATCGCCTTGCCAGACGGGATCACGCATCTGTTCGACGCAAGCACCGGGCAAAGGATCGACTAA
- a CDS encoding TIGR01244 family sulfur transferase translates to MDLRQIIEGYSVTPQIEPSDVATLAAQGVKTLICNRPDMENPPPLQAAAIQAEAEAHGIAYVFNPFQGHTLTQDNVDEQADAIAGSEGPVVAYCASGNRSTVVWAFGAAGHVPVDQIIEIATSHGYPFEQLRPALEAAAAQNTA, encoded by the coding sequence ATGGATCTGCGCCAGATCATCGAGGGCTACAGCGTCACGCCGCAAATTGAGCCTTCAGATGTCGCCACATTGGCGGCGCAGGGCGTGAAAACGCTGATCTGCAATCGCCCCGATATGGAAAATCCGCCCCCGCTTCAGGCTGCCGCCATTCAGGCCGAAGCCGAAGCACACGGCATTGCGTATGTCTTCAACCCGTTTCAGGGCCATACGCTCACGCAAGACAATGTCGATGAACAAGCCGACGCCATCGCCGGATCCGAAGGGCCAGTGGTGGCTTATTGCGCGTCCGGCAATCGCTCAACCGTGGTGTGGGCATTCGGGGCTGCAGGCCATGTGCCTGTGGATCAGATCATCGAGATCGCCACATCTCATGGCTATCCGTTCGAACAATTGCGCCCGGCGCTGGAAGCCGCTGCCGCCCAGAACACGGCCTGA
- a CDS encoding DUF1223 domain-containing protein codes for MRILSLIAALAGGLAASTALADGPVVVELFTSQGCSSCPPADAFLAELADHDDVIALALHVDYWDYIGWADTFANPAFTARQHAYAHTAGSTVVYTPQMVIGGVDHVVGNQPMDVVDRITAHRDAVNPVTVEAVPAQGGWQVRASWTGASTEMPAMIVQVVTYMPVQEVEITRGENAGLTTAYHNIVQSWQAVAEWSGADAFEAQVNAAGDMPHVVIVQASGHGAILGAARLD; via the coding sequence ATGCGAATTCTTTCCTTGATAGCGGCCTTGGCCGGGGGCTTGGCGGCCTCCACGGCGCTCGCGGATGGGCCCGTTGTGGTGGAATTGTTTACATCGCAGGGCTGTTCGTCCTGCCCGCCCGCCGACGCGTTCCTGGCAGAGTTGGCTGACCATGATGACGTCATAGCGTTGGCCCTGCATGTCGATTATTGGGACTATATCGGGTGGGCGGATACGTTCGCGAACCCCGCCTTCACCGCCCGCCAGCACGCTTACGCCCATACGGCAGGGTCAACCGTAGTCTATACCCCGCAGATGGTGATCGGCGGCGTAGACCATGTTGTTGGCAATCAGCCGATGGACGTGGTCGACCGTATCACGGCACATCGGGACGCCGTGAACCCTGTCACGGTCGAAGCGGTGCCCGCGCAAGGGGGCTGGCAGGTTCGCGCTAGCTGGACCGGTGCATCAACCGAGATGCCCGCGATGATCGTGCAGGTTGTGACCTATATGCCCGTGCAGGAAGTCGAGATCACGCGCGGCGAGAATGCCGGCCTGACGACTGCGTATCACAACATCGTTCAATCTTGGCAGGCTGTGGCCGAATGGTCTGGCGCGGACGCCTTCGAAGCGCAGGTCAATGCGGCAGGGGACATGCCCCATGTCGTTATTGTTCAGGCCAGCGGGCACGGCGCGATCCTGGGTGCCGCGCGCCTGGACTAA
- a CDS encoding ester cyclase, translating to MKGSRPEQAALTRDTDMSKTEDTCAVIEGMVDGLNDHRIADIGEFFAEGFRWMGNRGCGTKTGLREFQDNWQKPFQAAFSDKVCVDEARLYMGEWAAAFGRQEAVHSGEFMGVAATGKRVTIRYMDFWKVVDGKIVDNYVMVDFPDVLAQLGVDVFGGEGWEAFDEGRKTPPAP from the coding sequence ATGAAGGGAAGCCGCCCGGAACAGGCCGCGCTGACGCGTGATACGGATATGTCGAAAACCGAGGACACGTGCGCCGTGATCGAGGGTATGGTCGACGGCCTGAACGACCACCGTATCGCAGATATCGGAGAGTTTTTCGCCGAGGGTTTTCGATGGATGGGCAATCGCGGCTGCGGCACCAAGACCGGCTTGCGGGAATTTCAGGACAATTGGCAAAAGCCGTTTCAAGCCGCGTTTTCCGACAAGGTCTGTGTGGATGAAGCGCGGCTTTACATGGGCGAATGGGCAGCGGCCTTTGGCCGGCAAGAGGCCGTGCATTCCGGTGAGTTCATGGGCGTGGCGGCGACCGGCAAACGCGTCACGATCCGCTACATGGATTTCTGGAAGGTCGTGGATGGCAAGATCGTCGACAATTACGTGATGGTCGATTTCCCGGACGTGTTGGCTCAACTTGGCGTTGATGTGTTTGGCGGCGAGGGCTGGGAAGCCTTTGACGAGGGCCGCAAGACGCCACCCGCGCCTTGA
- a CDS encoding lysophospholipid acyltransferase family protein, which yields MDRLWRGLIWCALRLPHGLRVRAMGWLFSRIVGPLSGRSRLAQRNLAMIFPDMAEDERRRITRAVTDNVGRVVMENYATADQMTRALNWQPHGPGWKAAETARAEGRPILFISGHYGNYQAGRAALNARGYQMGGLYRPLNNPYLNDHYIATIENVGGGAFTRDRRGLAGFVKHLRGGGQGAILIDQYFFGGPIHDFLGQPAPTSPAAAEMALKYDALLVPIYSTRLGNGLDFDIELEAPIPHTDPETMTQALNDSLAARVRAKPEQWFWLHDRWKPARREKAALRSASYD from the coding sequence GTGGACCGGCTTTGGCGTGGGTTGATCTGGTGCGCGCTGCGCTTGCCGCATGGGCTTCGTGTCCGCGCGATGGGTTGGCTGTTTTCGCGGATTGTCGGGCCATTGTCGGGGCGTAGTCGTCTTGCGCAGCGCAACCTCGCCATGATTTTCCCTGATATGGCGGAAGATGAACGCCGCCGAATAACCCGCGCCGTCACCGACAATGTGGGCCGAGTGGTGATGGAGAATTATGCCACCGCCGACCAGATGACGCGTGCCCTGAATTGGCAGCCCCATGGCCCCGGTTGGAAGGCGGCCGAGACGGCGCGCGCTGAAGGGCGGCCGATCCTATTCATCTCGGGCCATTATGGGAATTATCAGGCCGGACGCGCCGCATTGAATGCGCGGGGCTACCAAATGGGCGGTCTCTACCGCCCCCTGAACAATCCCTATTTGAATGACCATTACATCGCGACGATCGAGAATGTCGGGGGCGGCGCATTCACGCGGGACAGGCGCGGTTTGGCAGGCTTCGTGAAGCATCTGCGCGGTGGCGGACAGGGAGCCATCCTGATCGACCAATACTTCTTTGGGGGGCCGATTCACGACTTCCTTGGCCAGCCTGCGCCCACCTCACCTGCTGCGGCGGAAATGGCGCTCAAATACGATGCGCTTTTGGTGCCGATCTATTCCACACGGTTGGGAAATGGCCTCGACTTCGACATAGAGCTGGAGGCCCCGATTCCGCACACAGACCCCGAAACGATGACACAGGCCCTGAACGACAGTCTGGCGGCACGTGTGCGGGCCAAGCCTGAGCAATGGTTCTGGCTTCACGATCGCTGGAAGCCAGCGCGGCGCGAAAAAGCCGCGCTCAGGTCAGCGTCATACGACTAG
- the ggt gene encoding gamma-glutamyltransferase: protein MRSVLPIFVTLMLVTPGLAQEAADAVAPEDATETGTSGLSERAMAALAARDAGDPVTAQDWMVAAANPLAVEAGADVLAAGGTAADAMVAVQAVLGLVEPQSSGLGGGAFLVYYDALSGELTTLDGRETAPHAATPTLFQDETGEPLGFFDAVVGGLSVGTPGTPALMEDAHRRWGQANWQSLLDPAISLADEGFSVSARMAGAIANDAERLSTFPATAAYFLPDGAPLAEGSLLQNPAYADTLRAMQIHGADAIYEGPIAEGIIDTVRSAEGNPGVLSLRDLEAYRVIERPAVCAEYRGMDVCGMGPPSSGALTVGQILGMVDNFTLEGPDNPDDWRLIGDASRLAFADRGRYMADSDFVPMPTEGLVDPAYLEERAQLIEGDRLDPGTALSEVAPGTPTWDHAQLWADDESFEFPSTSHISIVDTYGNVLSMTTTIENGFGSRLMAPGGFLLNNELTDFSFRTHRDRVPIANRLEPGKRPRSSMSPTIVMQDGEPILAIGSPGGSRIIGYVATAIIAHYDWGLDLQDALSLPHAVNRFGTYDLEEGTDAEALAEPLEAMGYEVNIRSLNSGLHAIAITPDGLVGAADPRREGIALGE, encoded by the coding sequence ATGCGATCTGTCCTGCCAATTTTCGTCACGCTCATGCTCGTCACACCCGGTCTCGCGCAAGAGGCCGCCGATGCCGTCGCGCCTGAAGATGCAACAGAAACGGGCACGTCCGGCCTGTCTGAGCGTGCGATGGCCGCCCTGGCCGCGCGCGACGCCGGCGATCCGGTGACGGCGCAAGACTGGATGGTCGCCGCCGCCAATCCGCTGGCGGTCGAGGCCGGGGCCGATGTTCTGGCCGCTGGTGGCACCGCCGCAGACGCCATGGTTGCCGTGCAGGCCGTTCTGGGACTGGTGGAGCCGCAAAGCTCCGGTCTCGGTGGTGGCGCATTTCTTGTTTATTACGATGCCCTTAGCGGAGAATTGACCACGCTCGACGGCCGCGAAACCGCTCCACATGCCGCTACGCCGACCTTGTTTCAGGACGAAACTGGTGAGCCGCTCGGCTTCTTCGACGCGGTTGTCGGCGGCCTCTCCGTGGGTACACCGGGCACGCCCGCCTTGATGGAAGATGCCCATCGCCGCTGGGGACAGGCCAATTGGCAAAGCCTGTTGGACCCGGCGATTTCCCTTGCAGATGAGGGCTTTAGCGTCTCCGCCCGCATGGCCGGTGCAATCGCCAATGACGCCGAGCGCCTCTCCACCTTCCCTGCCACCGCCGCCTATTTCCTGCCCGATGGCGCGCCACTGGCCGAGGGTTCGTTGCTCCAAAACCCCGCCTACGCCGATACCTTGCGCGCCATGCAGATCCACGGCGCGGATGCGATTTACGAAGGCCCCATCGCCGAAGGGATCATCGACACTGTCCGCTCGGCCGAGGGCAATCCCGGCGTTCTCTCGCTGCGTGACCTCGAAGCCTACCGCGTGATCGAACGCCCGGCGGTCTGCGCCGAGTACCGCGGCATGGATGTCTGCGGCATGGGCCCGCCCTCCTCCGGCGCGCTTACTGTTGGCCAAATCCTTGGAATGGTTGATAACTTTACCCTAGAAGGCCCGGACAATCCGGACGATTGGCGCCTGATCGGGGACGCCTCGCGCCTCGCCTTTGCAGACCGAGGCCGCTACATGGCCGACAGTGATTTCGTTCCCATGCCGACCGAAGGGCTGGTCGATCCCGCCTATCTGGAAGAACGCGCGCAGCTGATCGAAGGCGACCGCCTCGATCCCGGCACCGCCCTGTCAGAGGTCGCACCCGGCACCCCCACATGGGATCACGCGCAGCTTTGGGCCGATGATGAAAGCTTTGAGTTCCCCAGCACATCCCACATCTCCATCGTCGACACCTACGGCAATGTGCTGAGCATGACGACGACCATCGAAAACGGCTTCGGATCCCGCCTGATGGCACCCGGCGGCTTCCTTCTGAACAACGAACTCACCGATTTCAGCTTCCGCACCCACCGTGATCGCGTGCCCATCGCCAACCGGCTGGAGCCGGGAAAACGCCCCCGCTCCTCCATGTCGCCAACCATCGTGATGCAGGATGGCGAGCCGATCCTCGCCATCGGCTCACCGGGCGGCAGCCGCATCATCGGCTATGTCGCCACGGCCATTATCGCCCATTACGATTGGGGTCTCGACCTGCAAGACGCGCTCTCCCTGCCCCATGCCGTCAACCGCTTCGGCACCTATGATCTGGAGGAAGGCACAGACGCCGAGGCGTTGGCCGAACCGCTCGAAGCCATGGGGTACGAGGTCAACATCCGCAGCTTGAATTCCGGCCTTCACGCCATCGCCATCACGCCCGACGGACTTGTCGGCGCCGCAGACCCGCGCCGCGAAGGCATCGCTCTCGGGGAATAG